The sequence below is a genomic window from Thioclava nitratireducens.
CGGAAAGTGCCACCAATCCCCTTTCGCTGAGCCAGATCACCGCGCTGCAGGCGGGCAAGACCGGGGCGCTGATCTCCTTTGCCTCCCGCGCCGGCGCGATCCTCGCAGGCGAAGACGAGGGCCCTCTGAGCGATTTCGCCGATGCGGTCGGTCTGGCCTTTCAAATTCACGATGACATCCTAGATGTGACGGGCTGCGAAAAGGCCGCCGGGAAGCGGGTCGGTAAGGACGCCGAGGCCGGAAAGGCGACCTTCGTTTCGCTGCTCGGCCTTGCTGGCGCGCGGCTCCGCGAGGGCGAGCTGATCGACCAGGCGATAGACGCGCTTTCACCTTACGGCGAGGAAGCGGAAAACTTGCGGGCCGCTGCGCGTTTCGTTATCTCCCGCGAAATGTAGCGCGCCTAGGGGGCAGCCAATGAGCGACAACCCGAACGACCAAACGGCCACGCCGCTCCTCGACAAGGTGCGACTGCCGTCCGATCTGAAAGGCCTTTCCGATGCCGAGCTGAAAACGCTCGCCAACGAGTTGCGCGCCGAAACGATCTCGGCGGTGTCGCAAACCGGCGGCCATCTGGGCGCGGGTCTCGGCGTGGTCGAATTGACGGTCGCGCTGCATGCCGTGTTCGACGCGCCGCGCGACAAGATCGTCTGGGACGTCGGTCACCAGTGCTACCCGCACAAGATCCTGACCGGGCGCCGCGACCGCATCCGCACGCTGCGCACCAAGGGCGGTCTGTCGGGCTTCACCAAGCGCTCCGAGTCGCCCTACGACCCGTTCGGCGCGGGCCATAGCTCCACCTCGATTTCGGCCGCGACCGGCTTCACGATGGGCCGCGAGCTGGGCGCTGAAACTGGCGACGCGATTGCCGTGATCGGTGACGGCGCGATGTCTGGCGGCATGGCTTTCGAGGCGATGAACCACGCAGGCCACCTGGGCAAGCGCATGTTCGTCGTGCTCAACGACAACGAGATGTCGATCGCCCCGCCCGTCGGCGCGCTGTCGAGCTATCTCACGCGGCTTTACTCCGAGGCCCCGCTGCAGGACCTGAAATCCGCCGCCAAGGGCGCGGTCGGTCTGCTGCCGGTGCCGTTCCAGCTGGGCGCGCGCCGCGCGAAAGAGATGCTGAAAGGCATCGCGATGGGCGGCACGCTGTTCGAGGAGCTCGGCTTCTCCTATGTTGGCCCGGTCGACGGACACGATCTCGATCAGCTTCTGCCGCTGCTGCGTACGCTCAAGGCGCGCGCGACCGGCCCGGTATTGATCCATACGCTGACGAAGAAGGGCAAGGGCTATGCCCCCGCCGAGAGCCGCCCCGATGGCGGTCACGCCACCGCGAAATTCGACCTCAACACCGGCGAGCAGAAGAAATCGCCCTCCAACGCCCCGAGCTACACCAAGGTCTTCGCCGAAAGCCTGATCAAGGAAGCGGCGAAAGACGAGAAGATCGTCGGCATCACCGCCGCCATGCCGGACGGGACCGGACTGAAGCAATTCGCGGGCGTCTATCCGCGCCGCTGTTTCGACGTGGGCATCGCCGAGCAGCACGCCGTCACCTTCTCTGCCGGTCTCGCGGCCTCCGGTATGAAGCCGTTCTGCGCGATCTACTCGACCTTCCTGCAACGCGGCTACGACCAGATCGTCCATGACATCGCGATCCAGCGCCTTCCCGTGCGCTTCGCCATCGACCGCGCCGGTCTGGTGGGCGCGGATGGTGCGACCCATGCGGGCTCGTTCGACGTGGGCTTCATGTCCTCGCTGCCCGGCATGGTCGTGATGGCCGCCGCCGACGAGGCGGAGCTGGTCCATATGGTCGCCACCGCCGCAGCATATGACGACGGCCCGATCGCTTTCCGCTATCCGCGCGGAGAAGGCATGGGCGTCGACATGCCCGAAGAAGGCGTGCCGCTGAAGATCGGCAAGGGCCGGATGATCGCGGAAGGCGCGCGCGTTGCGATCCTCTCCTACGGCACCCGTCTCGCCGAGGTTCTGAAAGCCCGCGAAGCGCTGCAAGCCCGCGGCCTTGCGCCGACCATTGCCGATGCGCGTTTCGCGAAACCGCTCGACACCGATCTGATCGACCGGCTGGTGGCGGAGCACGAGGCGCTGATCTGCATCGAGGAAGGCGCGGTGGGCGGCTTCGGCAGCCATGTCGCGCAATACCTCTCGGATCAGGGCGTCTTCGATCACGGATTCAAGTTCCGCTCGATGGTGCTGCCCGACACGTTCATCGATCACGCCTCGCCGGAAGATATGTATCACTCGGCGGGCATGGATGCGCCGCAGATCGAGGCGAAGGTGCTCGAACTTCTGGGCGTTGCGGTCGCGAAACGCGCCTGAGATAAGTTTTCCTTATTTTCGAGGCGGCTGCATAAGTTCAACTTATGCGGCCTCCGCCTCCTCCAGCAGCCCTTCCTCGACCAGCCGCCGCGCCCAGCCTTCGGGCCCGTCGAAGAGATGCGTCTTCCAGCCGAAGGTATGCGCCGTCGCGATATTGTCGGCGCGGTCATCGGTGAAGATCAGATCCGAGCCGGACAGCCCCGACGCGTCCTCGACCATCTGATAGATCTTCGGATCGGGCTTCGTGACGCCCATATGGCCAGAGATGAAATCGCGGTCGAACTCGCGCAGGAACGGGTAATGCGTCGCCGCGAAATCGTAGCTTTCGATCCCGAAATTCGTCAGCGAGAAGACCGGTATCCCCTTGGCCTGCAGGGCTTTCATCAGCCGCTGCGAATGCGGGATACCCGGCGAGGCCATCTCGATCCAGTCGTCGTGCCAACGCCGGATCGCATCGCGCCAGCTCGGGTATTTCGCGGCCCATGCGTAGATCGTCTCGCGGAAGGGCGCGCCGCGGTCGATCTCGTCATTCATGCCG
It includes:
- the dxs gene encoding 1-deoxy-D-xylulose-5-phosphate synthase, producing MSDNPNDQTATPLLDKVRLPSDLKGLSDAELKTLANELRAETISAVSQTGGHLGAGLGVVELTVALHAVFDAPRDKIVWDVGHQCYPHKILTGRRDRIRTLRTKGGLSGFTKRSESPYDPFGAGHSSTSISAATGFTMGRELGAETGDAIAVIGDGAMSGGMAFEAMNHAGHLGKRMFVVLNDNEMSIAPPVGALSSYLTRLYSEAPLQDLKSAAKGAVGLLPVPFQLGARRAKEMLKGIAMGGTLFEELGFSYVGPVDGHDLDQLLPLLRTLKARATGPVLIHTLTKKGKGYAPAESRPDGGHATAKFDLNTGEQKKSPSNAPSYTKVFAESLIKEAAKDEKIVGITAAMPDGTGLKQFAGVYPRRCFDVGIAEQHAVTFSAGLAASGMKPFCAIYSTFLQRGYDQIVHDIAIQRLPVRFAIDRAGLVGADGATHAGSFDVGFMSSLPGMVVMAAADEAELVHMVATAAAYDDGPIAFRYPRGEGMGVDMPEEGVPLKIGKGRMIAEGARVAILSYGTRLAEVLKAREALQARGLAPTIADARFAKPLDTDLIDRLVAEHEALICIEEGAVGGFGSHVAQYLSDQGVFDHGFKFRSMVLPDTFIDHASPEDMYHSAGMDAPQIEAKVLELLGVAVAKRA
- a CDS encoding HAD family hydrolase — translated: MVEAVIFDIGNVLIEWQPERHYDRIMPRETREQMFTEVDLHGMNDEIDRGAPFRETIYAWAAKYPSWRDAIRRWHDDWIEMASPGIPHSQRLMKALQAKGIPVFSLTNFGIESYDFAATHYPFLREFDRDFISGHMGVTKPDPKIYQMVEDASGLSGSDLIFTDDRADNIATAHTFGWKTHLFDGPEGWARRLVEEGLLEEAEAA